Below is a window of Halarcobacter anaerophilus DNA.
CAACAGCAGAATATGCTAAATACTCTTTACTTACTGTAGCCATAAGTTCTGGATTTATAATTGAAATTGTTGGATTGATAAGAACTGAAGAAATAGAATACTTCTGTTTTGTATCATCATTTATAATTACCGCATTCCCATTCATTTCACTAGCAGTTGCGGAAAGCGTCATAACTGTAAATATTGGTAGGGCTTTTAAAATTTGTGCCTTATTTATAAAAAAATCCCAAACATCTCCATCGTATTTAACTCCTGCTGCAATTGTTTTTGCACTATCTACAACAGAACCACCACCAACAGCTAGAATTGCTTTTATCTCATTATTTTTAGCCAGTTCTATGCCTTCATAAACTTTACTAAGTACTGGATTGCTTACAACTCCTGAAAGTTCTTCAAACTTTATATTATTTCTATTAAGTGAAGTTATTATTTTTTCGTAAAGGCCATTTTTCTTAATACTTCCTCCACCATAAACTAATAATACTTTTTTAATATTAGATTGTTTTAAATATTCACCTATGTTGTTTTCTTTCTCTTTTCCAAACTCTATTTTTGTTGGATTATAATATGTAAATTT
It encodes the following:
- a CDS encoding iron-containing alcohol dehydrogenase — its product is MNKFTYYNPTKIEFGKEKENNIGEYLKQSNIKKVLLVYGGGSIKKNGLYEKIITSLNRNNIKFEELSGVVSNPVLSKVYEGIELAKNNEIKAILAVGGGSVVDSAKTIAAGVKYDGDVWDFFINKAQILKALPIFTVMTLSATASEMNGNAVIINDDTKQKYSISSVLINPTISIINPELMATVSKEYLAYSAVDVIAHCIEVYFTATIHPHFNSRLVESIIKTVIETTEILLKNPNDYDARAEFAWAATQGLNGLTPTGTKDGNFPNHMIEHSLSALFNVAHGAGLAVVIPAWMKWYKEKNISQFKRFAKEIFNNNDENVGIEKLENWFNKIGAPITLNDINISRKEIEALADNAYETAKVWGMDTIYSKEIILKILEKA